The following are encoded in a window of Fusarium oxysporum f. sp. lycopersici 4287 chromosome 5, whole genome shotgun sequence genomic DNA:
- a CDS encoding Fe-Mn family superoxide dismutase: MLRPILRVPRSAFGLGLRSTVNARRSIHHVPQLPHDYSEGVPNLMSPGGFSIAWTEYMKLTVEKLNALTVGTELEDKDTKTIALMTAREPNQAPIFNYASMAHNNHFFFQGIAPEGTPMPDALRSELEASFSSIETLRREFIITASAMFGPGFLWLVKAGPGDYRLLPTYLAGSPYPGAHWRAQTTDMNAVGKDGSARTFMHNQAFGANKRNSDLPPGGVELEPLLCLNTWEHAWLLDWGVGAGGQGGKAAFAESWWKLIDWEKVAQKSGVLRPGFKSA; the protein is encoded by the exons ATGCTTCGTCCGATATTAAGGGTCCCTAGATCCGCATTTGGCCTCGGCCTGCGCTCAACAGTCAATGCCCGCCGATCTATCCATCATGTTCCCCAACTGCCGCACGACTATTCTGAGGGTGTTCCTAACCTCATGAGCCCTGGAGGTTTCTCGATCGCTTGGACTGAATACATGAAGCTGACGGTGGAGAAACTGAATGCTTTGACTGTTG GCACTGAGCTCGAGGATAAGGACACAAAAACAATCGCTCTCATGACAGCCCGCGAGCCTAACCAGGCCCCAATCTTCAACTATGCTTCTATGGCGCACAACaaccacttcttcttccaaggcatCGCACCAGAAGGAACCCCCATGCCCGACGCCCTCCGCAGCGAACTAGAAGCCTCATTCTCCTCCATCGAGACCCTCCGCCGCGaattcatcatcactgcCTCCGCCATGTTCGGTCCGGGCTTCCTCTGGCTCGTCAAGGCTGGTCCCGGCGACTACCGTCTTCTGCCCACCTACCTTGCCGGATCTCCCTACCCCGGCGCTCACTGGCGCGCCCAGACCACCGATATGAACGCCGTGGGCAAGGATGGCTCTGCCCGCACTTTTATGCACAACCAGGCGTTCGGTGCCAACAAGCGAAACAGCGATCTTCCCCCAGGTGGTGTCGAGCTGGAGCCTCTTCTGTGTCTAAACACCTGGGAGCACGCATGGCTGTTGGATTGGGGTGTAGGGGCTGGTGGCCAGGGTGGAAAGGCTGCTTTCGCCGAGTCATGGTGGAAGTTGATCGATTGGGAGAAGGTGGCTCAGAAGTCGGGAGTGCTGCGACCTGGCTTCAAGTCTGCGTAA
- a CDS encoding small nuclear ribonucleoprotein B and B', whose protein sequence is MAALIKAANAKIRSNPVTDYVCSTHFWGPVSNFGIPLAAIMDTQKSPELISGQMTGALIIYAGTFMRYSLAVTPKNYLLFACHFVNAGAQLTQGYRYLNYHYWGGKENMPKEQLAQAAEAAKGKVEKATEKVQNAVSK, encoded by the exons ATGGCTGCTCTGATCAAGGCTGCGAACGCCAAAATCCGGTCAAACCCGGTGACTGACTATGTTTGCTCGACCC ACTTTTGGGGCCCTGTCTCCAACTTCGGTATCCCTCTCGCGGCCATCATGGACACGCAGAAGAGCCCTGAATT GATCTCGGGACAGATGACTGGCGCTCTCATCATCTACGCCGGTACTTTCATGCGATACTCACTGGCTGTCACACCCAAGAACTACCTCCTCTTTGCCTGCCACTTTGTCAACGCTGGCGCCCAGCTCACCCAAGGATACCGATACCTCAACTACCATTACTGGGGCGGAAAGGAGAATATGCCCAAGGAGCAGCTGGCACAGGCGGCCGAGGCTGCCAAGGGAAAGGTTGAGAAGGCCACGGAGAAGGTTCAGAATGCTGTCAGCAAATAA
- a CDS encoding pyruvate carboxylase, producing the protein MHRQKADEAYVIGKRGQYTPVGAYLAGDEIIKIAVEHGVQMIHPGYGFLSENAEFARSVEKAGLIFVGPSPDVIDSLGDKVSARKLANAANVPVVPGTQGAVERYEEVKDFTDKYGFPIIIKAAFGGGGRGMRVVREQESLKESFERATSEAKTAFGNGTVFVERFLDKPKHIEVQLLGDNHGNIVHLYERDCSVQRRHQKVVEIAPAKDLPAEVRDNILADAVRLAKTAGYRNAGTAEFLVDQQNRYYFIEINPRIQVEHTITEEITGIDIVAAQIQIAAGATLNQLGLTQDRISTRGFAIQCRITTEDPAKGFSPDTGKIEVYRSSGGNGVRLDTGNGFAGAVITPHYDSMLTKCTCHGSTYEIARRKVLRALIEFRIRGVRTNIPFLASLLTHPTFIDGNCWTTFIDDTPQLFDLIGSQNRAQKLLAYLGDVAVNGSSIKGQIGEPKFKGEIQVPELINSAGEKIDTSTPCTKGWRNIILEQGPKAFAKAVREYKGTLLMDTTWRDAHQSLLATRVRTVDLLGIAKETSHALSNLYSLECWGGATFDVAMRFLYEDPWDRLRKMRKLVPNIPFQMLLRGANGVAYSSLPDNAIDHFVDQAKKNGVDIFRVFDALNDINQLEVGIKAVQKAGGVAEGTISYSGDMLRPGKKYNLEYYLDLADKLVALDIDILGIKDMAGVLKPHAATLLIGSIRKKYPDLPIHVHTHDSAGTGVASMVACAKAGADAVDAATDSLSGMTSQPSINAIIASLEGSECDPGLDPKLVRSLDVYWQQLRLLYSPFEAHLAGPDPEVYEHEIPGGQLTNMMFQASQLGLGSQWLETKKAYEHANELLGDIVKVTPTSKVVGDLAQFMVSNGLSPEDVKAKASQLDFPGSVLEFLEGLMGQPYGGFPEPLRSDALRGRRKLDKRPGLFLDPVDFVKTKRELGKKYGAPVTECDVASYVMYPKVFEDYKKFVQQYGDLSVLPTRYFLSRPEIGEEFNVELEKGKVLILKLLAVGPLSENTGQREVFFEMNGEVRQVTVVDKKAAVENISRPKADANDSSQVGAPMSGVLVELRVHEGSEVKKGDPIAILSAMKMEMSISAPHSGKVSNLQVREGDSVDGSDLVCRIEKA; encoded by the exons ATGCACCGACAGA AGGCCGATGAAGCCTACGTCATTGGCAAGCGTGGACAGTATACCCCTGTTGGCGCATACCtggctggtgatgagatTATCAAAATCGCTGTCGAGCACGGCGTGCAGATGATTCACCCTG GTTACGGTTTCCTCTCCGAGAACGCCGAGTTTGCCCGCAGCGTCGAGAAGGCTGGCCTCATC TTTGTCGGCCCCTCCCCCGATGTGATTGATTCCCTTGGTGACAAGGTTTCTGCCCGAAAGCTTGCCAATGCTGCCAATGTACCTGTCGTCCCTGGTACCCAGGGTGCTGTTGAGAGGTAcgaggaggtcaaggatTTCACCGACAAGTATGGTTTCCCTatcatcatcaaggctgCCTTCGGTGGTGGCGGTCGTGGTATGCGAGTAGTCCGCGAGCAAGAGAGTCTCAAGGAGTCCTTTGAGCGTGCCACCTCTGAGGCTAAGACTGCTTTCGGTAACGGAACTGTCTTCGTTGAGCGTTTCCTTGACAAGCCCAAGCACATTGAGGTCCAGCTTCTTGGTGATAACCATGGCAACATTGTCCACCTGTACGAGCGTGACTGCTCCGTTCAGCGACGACACCagaaggttgttgagatCGCCCCTGCCAAGGATCTCCCCGCTGAGGTCCGCGACAACATTCTCGCTGATGCTGTGAGACTGGCCAAGACCGCCGGTTACCGCAATGCCGGTACTGCTGAGTTCCTGGTTGACCAGCAGAACCGCTACTACTTTATCGAGATCAACCCTCGTATTCAAGTTGAGCACACAATCACTGAAGAGATTACTGGTATCGATATCGTTGCCGCCCAGATTCAGATCGCTGCTGGCGCCACATTGAACCAGCTTGGCCTCACCCAGGATCGCATCTCGACCCGTGGTTTTGCTATCCAGTGCCGAATCACAACTGAGGACCCTGCTAAGGGTTTTTCACCTGACACTGGGAAGATCGAGGTTTACCGATCATCTGGCGGTAACGGTGTCCGTCTGGATACTGGCAACGGTTTCGCCGGTGCTGTTATCACTCCCCACTACGACTCTATGCTTACAAAGTGTACTTGTCACGGTTCTACCTACGAAATCGCTCGTAGAAAGGTTCTCCGAGCCTTGATCGAGTTCCGTATTCGAGGAGTCCGAACCAACATTCCTTTCCTTGCCTCCCTCCTTACTCACCCTACCTTTATTGATGGAAACTGCTGGACCACTTTCATCGACGATACCCCTCAACTCTTTGATCTCATTGGCAGCCAGAACCGCGCCCAGAAGCTGCTTGCCTACCTCGGTGACGTTGCCGTCAACGGTAGCAGCATTAAGGGTCAAATCGGCGAGCCCAAGTTCAAGGGTGAAATCCAGGTTCCTGAGCTTATCAACTCCGCCGGAGAGAAGATTGATACTTCCACACCCTGCACCAAGGGATGGCGAAACATCATTCTCGAGCAGGGACCCAAGGCTTTCGCGAAGGCTGTCCGCGAGTACAAGGGTACTCTGCTCATGGACACGACTTGGAGAGACGCCCATCAATCACTTCTGGCTACTCGTGTTCGTACCGTCGACTTGCTCGGTATTGCCAAGGAAACTAGCCATGCGCTCTCCAACTTGTACTCCCTTGAGTGCTGGGGTGGTGCCACCTTTGATGTTGCTATGCGATTCCTCTACGAGGACCCCTGGGACCGGCTCCGAAAGATGCGAAAGCTGGTTCCCAACATTCCTTTCCAGATGCTTCTCCGTGGTGCTAACGGTGTTGCTTACTCCTCTCTGCCTGATAACGCTATCGATCACTTCGTCgaccaggccaagaagaacggTGTCGATATCTTCCGTGTCTTTGATGCCCTAAACGATATCAACCAACTCGAGGTTGGAATCAAAGCTGTTCAAAAGGCTGGCGGAGTTGCCGAGGGAACGATTTCCTACTCGGGTGATA TGCTTCGCCCTGGCAAAAAATACAATCTTGAGTACTACCTCGACCTTGCCGATAAGCTGGTCGCCCTTGACATCGATATCTTGGGTATCAAGGATATGGCTGGTGTGCTCAAGCCTCATGCGGCTACACTTCTGATCGGATCAATCCGAAAGAAGTACCCTGACCTTCCCATCCACGTGCATACACACGACTCTGCCGGTACTGGCGTGGCTTCAATGGTCGCCTGCGCCAAGGCGGGCGCCGATGCTGTCGATGCTGCCACCGACAGCCTGTCTGGCATGACTTCGCAGCCCagcatcaacgccatcatTGCTTCCCTTGAGGGCAGCGAGTGTGACCCTGGTCTGGACCCCAAGCTCGTTCGATCACTCGACGTCTACTGGCAGCAACTTCGTTTGCTTTACTCTCCCTTCGAGGCCCATCTTGCTGGCCCCGACCCCGAGGTTTACGAGCACGAGATCCCCGGTGGTCAGTTGACCAACATGATGTTCCAGGCTTCTCAGCTAGGTCTTGGATCCCAGTGGCTTGAGACTAAGAAGGCCTACGAGCATGCCAACGAGCTTCTCGGTGACATTGTCAAGGTCACTCCTACATCCAAGGTTGTCGGTGATCTTGCCCAGTTCATGGTCTCCAACGGCCTGTCCCCCGAGGATGTGAAGGCTAAGGCTTCTCAACTCGATTTCCCCGGCTCCGTGTTGGAGTTCCTTGAGGGCCTGATGGGACAGCCTTATGGCGGATTCCCGGAGCCTTTACGATCTGATGCCCTTCGCGGCCGTCGCAAGCTCGATAAGCGACCTGGTCTTTTCCTCGACCCCGTCGACTTCGTCAAGACAAAGCGTGAGCTCGGCAAGAAGTATGGCGCTCCAGTCACCGAATGCGATGTGGCGTCCTATGTCATGTACCCCAAGGTCTTTGAAGATTACAAGAAGTTCGTTCAGCAGTACGGTGACCTTTCCGTCCTACCTACTCGATACTTCCTGTCTCGCCCTGAGATCGGCGAAGAGTTCAACGTTGAGCTCGAGAAGGGCAAGGTGCTGATTCTGAAGCTCCTTGCTGTCGGTCCCCTGTCCGAGAACACCGGTCAGCGCGAGGTCTTCTTCGAGATGAACGGAGAGGTTCGACAAGTCAccgttgttgacaagaaggctgctgttgagaacaTTAGCCGACCTAAGGCCGATGCTAATGACTCGAGCCAGGTCGGCGCGCCTATGTCTGGTGTCCTGGTTGAGCTCCGTGTCCACGAGGGCTctgaggtcaagaagggtgaCCCTATTGCCATTCTTTCTGCCatgaagatggaaatgaGCATATCCGCGCCTCATAGCGGAAAGGTTTCAAACCTTCAAGTCCGTGAGGGTGATTCTGTTGATGGTTCTGATCTCGTGTGTCGAATCGAGAAGGCCTGA
- a CDS encoding pyruvate carboxylase, which yields MAGIAPAAPQQPLTFNDVFEEEDIDEPKEANTVHHIRANSSIMHVKKILVANRGEIPIRIFRTAHELSLHTVAVFSYEDRLSMHRQKADEAYVIGKRGQYTPVGAYLAGDEIIKIAVEHGVQMIHPGYGFLSENAEFARSVEKAGLIFVGPSPDVIDSLGDKVSARKLANAANVPVVPGTQGAVERYEEVKDFTDKYGFPIIIKAAFGGGGRGMRVVREQESLKESFERATSEAKTAFGNGTVFVERFLDKPKHIEVQLLGDNHGNIVHLYERDCSVQRRHQKVVEIAPAKDLPAEVRDNILADAVRLAKTAGYRNAGTAEFLVDQQNRYYFIEINPRIQVEHTITEEITGIDIVAAQIQIAAGATLNQLGLTQDRISTRGFAIQCRITTEDPAKGFSPDTGKIEVYRSSGGNGVRLDTGNGFAGAVITPHYDSMLTKCTCHGSTYEIARRKVLRALIEFRIRGVRTNIPFLASLLTHPTFIDGNCWTTFIDDTPQLFDLIGSQNRAQKLLAYLGDVAVNGSSIKGQIGEPKFKGEIQVPELINSAGEKIDTSTPCTKGWRNIILEQGPKAFAKAVREYKGTLLMDTTWRDAHQSLLATRVRTVDLLGIAKETSHALSNLYSLECWGGATFDVAMRFLYEDPWDRLRKMRKLVPNIPFQMLLRGANGVAYSSLPDNAIDHFVDQAKKNGVDIFRVFDALNDINQLEVGIKAVQKAGGVAEGTISYSGDMLRPGKKYNLEYYLDLADKLVALDIDILGIKDMAGVLKPHAATLLIGSIRKKYPDLPIHVHTHDSAGTGVASMVACAKAGADAVDAATDSLSGMTSQPSINAIIASLEGSECDPGLDPKLVRSLDVYWQQLRLLYSPFEAHLAGPDPEVYEHEIPGGQLTNMMFQASQLGLGSQWLETKKAYEHANELLGDIVKVTPTSKVVGDLAQFMVSNGLSPEDVKAKASQLDFPGSVLEFLEGLMGQPYGGFPEPLRSDALRGRRKLDKRPGLFLDPVDFVKTKRELGKKYGAPVTECDVASYVMYPKVFEDYKKFVQQYGDLSVLPTRYFLSRPEIGEEFNVELEKGKVLILKLLAVGPLSENTGQREVFFEMNGEVRQVTVVDKKAAVENISRPKADANDSSQVGAPMSGVLVELRVHEGSEVKKGDPIAILSAMKMEMSISAPHSGKVSNLQVREGDSVDGSDLVCRIEKA from the exons ATGGCTGGCATCGCTCCCGCTGCTCCCCAGCAACCACTCACATTCAACGATGTCttcgaggaggaagatatcgatgAGCCCAAGGAGGCCAACACGGTCCACCACATCCGCGCCAACTCTAGCATCATGCATGTGAAGAAGATTCTTG TCGCCAACCGTGGTGAAATCC CCATTCGT ATTTTCAGAACT GCTCACGAGCTTTCGCTGCACACTGTTGCAGTCTTCAG TTATGAGGATCGGTTGAGCATGCACCGACAGA AGGCCGATGAAGCCTACGTCATTGGCAAGCGTGGACAGTATACCCCTGTTGGCGCATACCtggctggtgatgagatTATCAAAATCGCTGTCGAGCACGGCGTGCAGATGATTCACCCTG GTTACGGTTTCCTCTCCGAGAACGCCGAGTTTGCCCGCAGCGTCGAGAAGGCTGGCCTCATC TTTGTCGGCCCCTCCCCCGATGTGATTGATTCCCTTGGTGACAAGGTTTCTGCCCGAAAGCTTGCCAATGCTGCCAATGTACCTGTCGTCCCTGGTACCCAGGGTGCTGTTGAGAGGTAcgaggaggtcaaggatTTCACCGACAAGTATGGTTTCCCTatcatcatcaaggctgCCTTCGGTGGTGGCGGTCGTGGTATGCGAGTAGTCCGCGAGCAAGAGAGTCTCAAGGAGTCCTTTGAGCGTGCCACCTCTGAGGCTAAGACTGCTTTCGGTAACGGAACTGTCTTCGTTGAGCGTTTCCTTGACAAGCCCAAGCACATTGAGGTCCAGCTTCTTGGTGATAACCATGGCAACATTGTCCACCTGTACGAGCGTGACTGCTCCGTTCAGCGACGACACCagaaggttgttgagatCGCCCCTGCCAAGGATCTCCCCGCTGAGGTCCGCGACAACATTCTCGCTGATGCTGTGAGACTGGCCAAGACCGCCGGTTACCGCAATGCCGGTACTGCTGAGTTCCTGGTTGACCAGCAGAACCGCTACTACTTTATCGAGATCAACCCTCGTATTCAAGTTGAGCACACAATCACTGAAGAGATTACTGGTATCGATATCGTTGCCGCCCAGATTCAGATCGCTGCTGGCGCCACATTGAACCAGCTTGGCCTCACCCAGGATCGCATCTCGACCCGTGGTTTTGCTATCCAGTGCCGAATCACAACTGAGGACCCTGCTAAGGGTTTTTCACCTGACACTGGGAAGATCGAGGTTTACCGATCATCTGGCGGTAACGGTGTCCGTCTGGATACTGGCAACGGTTTCGCCGGTGCTGTTATCACTCCCCACTACGACTCTATGCTTACAAAGTGTACTTGTCACGGTTCTACCTACGAAATCGCTCGTAGAAAGGTTCTCCGAGCCTTGATCGAGTTCCGTATTCGAGGAGTCCGAACCAACATTCCTTTCCTTGCCTCCCTCCTTACTCACCCTACCTTTATTGATGGAAACTGCTGGACCACTTTCATCGACGATACCCCTCAACTCTTTGATCTCATTGGCAGCCAGAACCGCGCCCAGAAGCTGCTTGCCTACCTCGGTGACGTTGCCGTCAACGGTAGCAGCATTAAGGGTCAAATCGGCGAGCCCAAGTTCAAGGGTGAAATCCAGGTTCCTGAGCTTATCAACTCCGCCGGAGAGAAGATTGATACTTCCACACCCTGCACCAAGGGATGGCGAAACATCATTCTCGAGCAGGGACCCAAGGCTTTCGCGAAGGCTGTCCGCGAGTACAAGGGTACTCTGCTCATGGACACGACTTGGAGAGACGCCCATCAATCACTTCTGGCTACTCGTGTTCGTACCGTCGACTTGCTCGGTATTGCCAAGGAAACTAGCCATGCGCTCTCCAACTTGTACTCCCTTGAGTGCTGGGGTGGTGCCACCTTTGATGTTGCTATGCGATTCCTCTACGAGGACCCCTGGGACCGGCTCCGAAAGATGCGAAAGCTGGTTCCCAACATTCCTTTCCAGATGCTTCTCCGTGGTGCTAACGGTGTTGCTTACTCCTCTCTGCCTGATAACGCTATCGATCACTTCGTCgaccaggccaagaagaacggTGTCGATATCTTCCGTGTCTTTGATGCCCTAAACGATATCAACCAACTCGAGGTTGGAATCAAAGCTGTTCAAAAGGCTGGCGGAGTTGCCGAGGGAACGATTTCCTACTCGGGTGATA TGCTTCGCCCTGGCAAAAAATACAATCTTGAGTACTACCTCGACCTTGCCGATAAGCTGGTCGCCCTTGACATCGATATCTTGGGTATCAAGGATATGGCTGGTGTGCTCAAGCCTCATGCGGCTACACTTCTGATCGGATCAATCCGAAAGAAGTACCCTGACCTTCCCATCCACGTGCATACACACGACTCTGCCGGTACTGGCGTGGCTTCAATGGTCGCCTGCGCCAAGGCGGGCGCCGATGCTGTCGATGCTGCCACCGACAGCCTGTCTGGCATGACTTCGCAGCCCagcatcaacgccatcatTGCTTCCCTTGAGGGCAGCGAGTGTGACCCTGGTCTGGACCCCAAGCTCGTTCGATCACTCGACGTCTACTGGCAGCAACTTCGTTTGCTTTACTCTCCCTTCGAGGCCCATCTTGCTGGCCCCGACCCCGAGGTTTACGAGCACGAGATCCCCGGTGGTCAGTTGACCAACATGATGTTCCAGGCTTCTCAGCTAGGTCTTGGATCCCAGTGGCTTGAGACTAAGAAGGCCTACGAGCATGCCAACGAGCTTCTCGGTGACATTGTCAAGGTCACTCCTACATCCAAGGTTGTCGGTGATCTTGCCCAGTTCATGGTCTCCAACGGCCTGTCCCCCGAGGATGTGAAGGCTAAGGCTTCTCAACTCGATTTCCCCGGCTCCGTGTTGGAGTTCCTTGAGGGCCTGATGGGACAGCCTTATGGCGGATTCCCGGAGCCTTTACGATCTGATGCCCTTCGCGGCCGTCGCAAGCTCGATAAGCGACCTGGTCTTTTCCTCGACCCCGTCGACTTCGTCAAGACAAAGCGTGAGCTCGGCAAGAAGTATGGCGCTCCAGTCACCGAATGCGATGTGGCGTCCTATGTCATGTACCCCAAGGTCTTTGAAGATTACAAGAAGTTCGTTCAGCAGTACGGTGACCTTTCCGTCCTACCTACTCGATACTTCCTGTCTCGCCCTGAGATCGGCGAAGAGTTCAACGTTGAGCTCGAGAAGGGCAAGGTGCTGATTCTGAAGCTCCTTGCTGTCGGTCCCCTGTCCGAGAACACCGGTCAGCGCGAGGTCTTCTTCGAGATGAACGGAGAGGTTCGACAAGTCAccgttgttgacaagaaggctgctgttgagaacaTTAGCCGACCTAAGGCCGATGCTAATGACTCGAGCCAGGTCGGCGCGCCTATGTCTGGTGTCCTGGTTGAGCTCCGTGTCCACGAGGGCTctgaggtcaagaagggtgaCCCTATTGCCATTCTTTCTGCCatgaagatggaaatgaGCATATCCGCGCCTCATAGCGGAAAGGTTTCAAACCTTCAAGTCCGTGAGGGTGATTCTGTTGATGGTTCTGATCTCGTGTGTCGAATCGAGAAGGCCTGA
- a CDS encoding small nuclear ribonucleoprotein B and B' — protein MSIGLLEDFWGPVSNFGIPLAAIMDTQKSPELISGQMTGALIIYAGTFMRYSLAVTPKNYLLFACHFVNAGAQLTQGYRYLNYHYWGGKENMPKEQLAQAAEAAKGKVEKATEKVQNAVSK, from the exons ATGTCAATTGGGCTGTTGGAGG ACTTTTGGGGCCCTGTCTCCAACTTCGGTATCCCTCTCGCGGCCATCATGGACACGCAGAAGAGCCCTGAATT GATCTCGGGACAGATGACTGGCGCTCTCATCATCTACGCCGGTACTTTCATGCGATACTCACTGGCTGTCACACCCAAGAACTACCTCCTCTTTGCCTGCCACTTTGTCAACGCTGGCGCCCAGCTCACCCAAGGATACCGATACCTCAACTACCATTACTGGGGCGGAAAGGAGAATATGCCCAAGGAGCAGCTGGCACAGGCGGCCGAGGCTGCCAAGGGAAAGGTTGAGAAGGCCACGGAGAAGGTTCAGAATGCTGTCAGCAAATAA
- a CDS encoding transcriptional regulatory protein Pro-1 (At least one base has a quality score < 10): MSTLPPDHRKGVSRATGNTVNMTVSQSSKAKPASKASNGKPKTKTQMHRRSRTGCYTCRLRRKKCDEGTPMCTACKHLGLQCEYKRPMWWSNNDMRRKHKEDIKMIIKRKKLSEKSSHNIQNSVTSSPPGLTHSLPTSATFTDPLDRTRSASIDSQFPAAFNFNSPPSGNEYGFGAPMHPEFMFGSYSPYEIDVKTERQMFVNDVPTVRESHISTFSTYHTPPPAGTVLPNGPLDGEWAEQVFQERKESLSEETLNCNFFDFSHGPSTESRQVQVELDENDQRLLDHFIQFVLPTIFPILESNQHCSVSSDLILPALQSNSAYLHCCLSVAAQHLKSHTNGSTSTEDIDNDIMRHRYATIWALCEALKKDENHQQILEATLGLIFFQSVVGRYDDGLLDIPWHQHFQAAISLVQKLDLPGIVSDPTRASMQTPFNMSLSSWIDILGATMKGRSPTFAHTYREKHLSQLNPSLGLRELMGCDDRVMYLISEIACLESLKKDGMDDFTLCQHVSALGEQISLTEMGDAGPKMPFNANGSLSPKQLSKNMTMAFRIAARIFLCSLVPGFNPRQPSPMGLVEKLTTVLQHIPSGPNGFDRNLAWVYLIGGSISVPGSSFRAFFEDRLAQLGDSARFGTMGRVATLLHEVWVQNDSLSGVSTPGSTTSEAAQLHIHWRDVMESKGWDFLLI; encoded by the exons ATGTCTACGCTGCCCCCCGACCATCGCAAAGGCGTGTCGCGAGCAACTGGAAACACCGTCAACATGACTGTATCACAGTCTTCAAAGGCCAAACCGGCCTCCAAAGCCAGCAATGGCAagccaaagacaaagacgCAGATGCATCGTCGTTCAAGAACAG GCTGCTATACTTGCCGTTTACGACGCAAGAAATGCGACGAGGGAACTCCCATGTGCACAGCCTGCAAGCACCTCGGTTTGCAATGCGAGTACAAGCGACCCATGTGGTGGAGCAACAACGATATGCGAAGGAAACACAAGGAGGACATCAAGATGATCATCAAGCGCAAGAAGCTCTCTGAGAAGTCATCACACAACATCCAGAACTCTGTCACCAGCTCTCCTCCTGGCCTCACACACTCTCTTCCCACATCAGCCACCTTCACTGATCCTCTCGACCGCACAAGATCCGCCTCCATTGACTCTCAATTCCCAGCTGCTTTCAACTTTAACAGCCCTCCCAGTGGCAACGAGTATGGATTCGGTGCGCCAATGCACCCCGAGTTCATGTTCGGCAGCTACTCGCCTTATGAGATTGATGTCAAGACAGAGCGACAGATGTTTGTAAATGATGTGCCCACAGTTCGCGAATCACACATCTCCACCTTCAGCACTTACCACACTCCTCCTCCAGCTGGTACGGTTCTGCCCAACGGTCCTCTCGACGGCGAGTGGGCCGAGCAGGTCTTCCAGGAGCGCAAGGAATCCCTTTCAGAGGAGACCCTCAACTGCAACTTCTTCGACTTTTCACATGGCCCTTCTACAGAGTCGAGGCAAGTCCAGGTTGAGTTGGATGAGAATGACCAGCGCCTGCTGGACCACTTCATCCAATTCGTTCTGCCAACGATCTTTCCCATCCTCGAGTCCAACCAACATTGCTCAGTCAGCTCAGACCTGATACTCCCTGCTCTTCAATCAAACAGTGCCTACCTTCACTGCTGCCTGAGTGTCGCTGCCCAGCACCTTAAATCACATACCAATGGCTCTACCTCTACCGAGGACATTGACAACGACATCATGCGCCATCGCTATGCCACCATCTGGGCTCTTTGTGAGgctctcaagaaggatgagaatCACCAGCAAATTCTCGAGGCAACCCTTggcctcatcttcttccagtcTGTCGTTGGCCGCTATGATGATGGCCTTCTCGATATTCCTTGGCACCAGCACTTCCAGGCTGCCATCAGCTTGGTGCAGAAGCTTGACCTTCCCGGCATCGTCTCTGATCCTACTAGGGCTTCAATGCAAACCCCCTTCAACATGTCTCTCTCGTCATGGATTGACATTCTCGGTGCCACCATGAAGGGTCGCTCACCAACATTTGCTCACACTTACCGTGAGAAGCATCTTTCTCAGCTCAACCCTAGCCTTGGCCTGCGCGAGCTCATGGGCTGTGATGACCGGGTCATGTATCTCATTTCCGAGATCGCCTGTCTCGAGtctctcaagaaggatggcATGGATGATTTCACACTCTGTCAGCATGTCTCTGCCCTCGGAGAACAGATTAGCTTGACCGAGATGGGCGATGCAGGCCCCAAGATGCCTTTCAATGCCAATGGCAGCCTTTCACCTAAGCAGCTTTCTAAGAACATGACCATGGCTTTCCGCATTGCTGCTCGTATCTTCCTCTGCAGCCTGGTTCCTGGATTCAACCCCAGACAGCCATCCCCCATGGGCTTGGTTGAGAAGCTAACTACGGTGCTTCAACACATTCCCTCGGGCCCCAATGGGTTTGACCGCAACCTTGCTTGGGTCTATCTCATTGGCGGCTCCATCAGCGTTCCTGGTAGCTCATTCCGAGCCTTCTTTGAGGATCGCCTGGCTCAGCTGGGCGACTCGGC
- a CDS encoding small nuclear ribonucleoprotein B and B', protein MDTQKSPELISGQMTGALIIYAGTFMRYSLAVTPKNYLLFACHFVNAGAQLTQGYRYLNYHYWGGKENMPKEQLAQAAEAAKGKVEKATEKVQNAVSK, encoded by the exons ATGGACACGCAGAAGAGCCCTGAATT GATCTCGGGACAGATGACTGGCGCTCTCATCATCTACGCCGGTACTTTCATGCGATACTCACTGGCTGTCACACCCAAGAACTACCTCCTCTTTGCCTGCCACTTTGTCAACGCTGGCGCCCAGCTCACCCAAGGATACCGATACCTCAACTACCATTACTGGGGCGGAAAGGAGAATATGCCCAAGGAGCAGCTGGCACAGGCGGCCGAGGCTGCCAAGGGAAAGGTTGAGAAGGCCACGGAGAAGGTTCAGAATGCTGTCAGCAAATAA